One Candidatus Korarchaeum sp. genomic region harbors:
- the cooS gene encoding anaerobic carbon-monoxide dehydrogenase catalytic subunit, which yields MEERIYERLLRATRREFYQQVSIDPTVPQLLEKAERDGVETVWHRYLAQQPQCGFGLLGDCCRNCNMGPCRIDPFGYGPSRGICGATADTIVARNLMRALAAGAAAHSDHARDIIEVFRGIVDGWAKDYRIADEQKLLGVAKALGIEVDGKGTLEVAREVVEVAEMEFGKPGNEPLRFLNAYAPKRRKELWNKLGITPRAIDREVTEIMHRTHMGVDADPLSLIAQGLRAALADGWSGSMMATMFSDVMFGTPKPIRIWSNLGVLREDAVNVMVHGHNPLLSMKIAEVAKDPELVELARSLGAEGGINVVGMCCTGNEVLMRLGVPIAGNFLQQELAIITGALEAVIVDYQCLMPALVDVASCYHTKIITTEPKARIPGAIHIEFDKAKAEESAKKIVRLAVENFKNRVKERVFIPKEKMEAMVGFSVEAILSALGGTLEPLADALRSGKVKGIAGVVGCNNPKVRQDSSHVAITRELIANDVLVVGTGCWAIAMSKHGLFKPEAAELAGPGLREVCKALGIPPALHMGSCVDCSRMLIALAALSEHLGVDMSDLPVVGSAPEWYSEKAVSIGSYFVASGLFVHLGTVPPVLGSPKVVEILTKGAEELLGGKFFVETDPHKAVKAMLEHIREKRRKLGWPE from the coding sequence GTGGAGGAGAGGATATACGAGAGGTTGCTGAGGGCTACGAGGAGGGAGTTCTATCAACAGGTTTCCATAGATCCGACCGTCCCTCAGTTGCTGGAGAAAGCGGAGAGAGATGGCGTAGAGACAGTCTGGCACCGCTACCTTGCCCAGCAACCCCAATGCGGGTTCGGACTCCTGGGTGACTGCTGCAGGAACTGCAACATGGGTCCCTGCAGGATAGATCCCTTCGGCTACGGTCCCAGCAGGGGGATATGCGGCGCTACCGCTGACACGATAGTCGCCAGGAACCTGATGAGGGCCCTAGCTGCCGGTGCGGCCGCGCACAGTGATCACGCCAGGGATATAATTGAGGTGTTCAGGGGAATAGTGGACGGCTGGGCCAAGGACTACAGGATAGCTGACGAGCAGAAGCTGCTCGGCGTGGCGAAGGCCCTCGGAATAGAGGTCGATGGGAAGGGGACTCTTGAGGTGGCTAGGGAGGTGGTCGAGGTAGCTGAGATGGAGTTCGGTAAGCCCGGAAACGAGCCCCTCAGGTTCCTGAACGCTTACGCCCCTAAGAGGAGGAAGGAGCTCTGGAACAAGCTGGGGATCACGCCCAGGGCCATAGATAGGGAGGTGACCGAGATAATGCACAGGACCCACATGGGGGTGGACGCCGACCCGCTGAGCTTGATAGCCCAGGGACTCAGGGCAGCCCTCGCCGACGGTTGGAGCGGATCGATGATGGCCACGATGTTCAGCGACGTGATGTTCGGGACCCCGAAACCGATAAGGATATGGTCCAACCTGGGGGTGCTGAGGGAGGATGCAGTTAACGTGATGGTCCACGGCCACAACCCTCTGCTCTCCATGAAGATCGCTGAGGTCGCTAAGGACCCCGAGTTAGTGGAGCTAGCCAGGAGCCTGGGCGCTGAGGGTGGTATAAACGTCGTCGGTATGTGTTGCACGGGCAACGAGGTCCTGATGAGGCTAGGGGTTCCGATAGCCGGGAACTTCCTCCAGCAGGAGCTCGCCATCATAACGGGAGCTCTCGAGGCCGTGATAGTGGATTACCAGTGCCTAATGCCGGCCCTGGTGGATGTCGCCTCCTGCTACCACACCAAGATCATAACCACGGAACCTAAGGCGAGGATACCGGGAGCCATTCACATCGAGTTCGATAAGGCCAAGGCTGAGGAGAGCGCTAAGAAGATAGTGAGATTGGCTGTGGAGAACTTCAAGAACAGGGTGAAGGAGAGGGTGTTCATACCCAAGGAGAAGATGGAGGCTATGGTCGGCTTCAGCGTGGAGGCGATACTATCGGCTCTAGGGGGTACGCTGGAGCCCTTAGCTGATGCGCTGAGGAGCGGCAAGGTGAAGGGTATCGCGGGCGTTGTCGGATGCAATAACCCCAAAGTGAGGCAGGATAGCTCGCACGTAGCCATAACGAGGGAGCTGATAGCTAACGACGTACTCGTAGTGGGCACGGGATGCTGGGCTATAGCTATGAGTAAGCACGGCCTCTTCAAGCCCGAAGCGGCTGAGCTAGCTGGTCCAGGCCTCAGGGAGGTGTGCAAGGCCCTGGGTATACCGCCCGCTCTGCACATGGGAAGCTGCGTCGACTGCAGCAGGATGCTGATAGCTCTAGCAGCTCTGTCGGAGCACCTGGGAGTAGATATGAGCGACCTCCCAGTTGTTGGTTCAGCTCCGGAGTGGTACAGCGAGAAAGCGGTCTCCATAGGCAGTTACTTCGTGGCCAGCGGCCTCTTCGTCCACTTGGGCACCGTGCCCCCCGTGCTGGGGTCCCCCAAAGTTGTGGAGATCCTGACGAAGGGCGCTGAGGAGCTGCTGGGAGGCAAGTTCTTCGTGGAGACTGATCCTCACAAGGCGGTTAAGGCGATGCTGGAGCACATAAGGGAG